In Thalassotalea fonticola, a single genomic region encodes these proteins:
- a CDS encoding cobyric acid synthase, with product MTNTALTLMVQGTTSDAGKSTLVAAICRLLARKCIKVAPFKPQNMALNSAVTKDGGEIGRAQAVQAHAANIEPEVDFNPILLKPNSDTGAQVIVHGKALSSMEADSYHDYKKVAMQAVLQSHQRLQQRFDYIVVEGAGSPAEINLREGDIANMGFAEAVDCPVVLIADIDRGGVFAHLVGTLELLSKSEQQRVIGFVINRFRGDIKLLEPGLDWLEQKTGKPVLGVLPYLHGLSIASEDAVDTSQPDSKQQNKKLKVVVPVYPRMSNHTDFDALRWHPEIDLHFVYPKDLSNLNDLRTQQLQPLPSCDLIILPGSKNVQADLAFLKSLGWQHCINKHLRYGGKVIGICGGLQMLGNDILDPDHIESDRLSSSGLGLLPITTTLTSDKTLTNVTTELTLLEQNSSVEGYEIHAGITTELNDSMTTIFAENKQLGFVSQDQQIIATYLHGFFDNSAALRLLMKWAGVDIEQVQSFKEQQNNALNTLADSVEQHLDMGRINQLTSQWSSHE from the coding sequence ATGACGAATACAGCACTTACCCTAATGGTGCAGGGCACAACATCAGATGCAGGAAAAAGCACATTAGTTGCTGCTATATGTCGTTTATTAGCACGTAAATGCATTAAAGTCGCGCCATTTAAACCGCAAAACATGGCATTGAACAGTGCGGTAACTAAAGATGGTGGGGAAATTGGCAGAGCACAAGCCGTGCAAGCTCATGCGGCAAATATAGAGCCCGAAGTAGATTTTAATCCTATTTTATTAAAACCTAATAGTGACACCGGCGCACAGGTTATTGTGCACGGTAAAGCATTGTCATCCATGGAAGCTGACAGTTACCACGATTATAAAAAAGTGGCGATGCAGGCAGTGTTGCAGTCCCATCAAAGGTTACAACAGCGTTTTGACTATATTGTCGTTGAAGGTGCTGGCAGCCCGGCAGAAATTAATTTACGTGAAGGCGACATTGCCAATATGGGATTTGCAGAAGCTGTTGACTGCCCAGTGGTTTTAATCGCGGATATTGACCGAGGAGGTGTTTTTGCCCATCTTGTTGGTACGCTTGAGTTGCTATCAAAAAGTGAGCAACAACGTGTCATTGGCTTTGTTATTAACCGTTTTCGCGGCGACATCAAACTACTTGAACCCGGTTTAGACTGGTTAGAACAAAAAACTGGCAAGCCCGTTTTAGGGGTATTACCGTATTTACATGGTTTATCTATTGCCTCAGAAGATGCTGTCGACACCAGTCAGCCTGATAGCAAACAACAAAATAAAAAATTAAAAGTCGTGGTGCCCGTCTACCCAAGAATGAGCAACCATACTGATTTTGATGCTTTACGTTGGCATCCAGAAATAGATTTACACTTTGTTTATCCTAAAGATCTGTCCAACCTTAACGACTTAAGAACTCAACAGCTACAGCCGTTGCCAAGTTGTGATTTGATCATTCTCCCTGGCAGTAAAAACGTGCAGGCCGACCTCGCCTTCTTAAAGAGCCTTGGTTGGCAGCACTGTATTAATAAGCATTTACGTTATGGCGGTAAAGTGATCGGCATATGCGGTGGTTTACAAATGCTAGGTAATGACATTCTGGATCCTGATCATATCGAAAGCGATCGTCTATCTAGCTCTGGTTTGGGTTTACTGCCGATTACAACTACATTAACGAGCGATAAAACCTTAACAAACGTGACCACTGAATTAACGTTATTAGAACAAAATTCGAGTGTGGAAGGTTATGAGATCCATGCCGGTATTACGACAGAATTAAATGACTCTATGACGACTATTTTTGCTGAAAATAAGCAACTTGGATTTGTAAGCCAAGATCAACAAATTATAGCCACCTATTTACATGGTTTTTTTGATAACTCTGCTGCACTAAGACTATTAATGAAATGGGCCGGCGTCGATATTGAACAAGTACAAAGCTTTAAAGAGCAGCAAAACAACGCCTTAAATACCCTTGCCGATTCTGTCGAACAACACTTGGATATGGGCCGAATAAATCAACTAACATCTCAATGGAGCTCTCATGAGTAA
- a CDS encoding histidine phosphatase family protein, translating into MTNLYLLRHGKVDGPPALYGHTDIKVIKEHDIELLAELLKVQNSFTHIVSSPLQRCSNLAKQFANASGLPLVINENLKEIDFGELDGSAFETAKAHWPILDKFWHNPAKNPLPAAENLNDFNQRIRTTFKQLLANHKGASPLVICHGGVIRMLLSIALELNWTNPKLFSSLRIKNGTISTIIHHESSHFIEVDGINLPVSACEFTNNNGGQK; encoded by the coding sequence ATGACTAATTTGTATTTATTGCGTCACGGTAAAGTTGATGGCCCCCCTGCTTTGTATGGTCATACTGATATTAAAGTAATTAAAGAGCATGATATTGAGCTATTGGCTGAACTGCTTAAAGTGCAAAACAGTTTTACTCATATTGTTAGTTCACCATTGCAACGTTGTAGTAATTTAGCAAAACAGTTTGCTAATGCCAGCGGTTTACCACTTGTTATCAATGAAAATTTAAAAGAAATCGATTTCGGTGAGCTTGATGGTAGCGCTTTTGAAACAGCAAAAGCGCACTGGCCAATACTTGATAAATTTTGGCATAACCCTGCTAAGAATCCATTACCCGCAGCTGAAAACTTAAATGATTTTAATCAGCGAATACGGACAACGTTTAAACAGTTACTCGCCAACCATAAAGGTGCCTCACCCTTGGTTATTTGCCATGGCGGCGTCATTCGTATGTTACTCAGTATTGCATTAGAGCTTAATTGGACAAACCCGAAGCTGTTTAGCAGTCTACGTATTAAAAATGGCACTATTAGCACAATTATTCACCATGAGAGCAGTCATTTTATCGAAGTCGATGGCATAAATTTACCCGTTTCAGCGTGTGAATTTACAAACAATAATGGCGGACAAAAATGA
- the cobU gene encoding bifunctional adenosylcobinamide kinase/adenosylcobinamide-phosphate guanylyltransferase gives MIHLILGGARSGKSSYAENLCFDLQQQYQETYSNPPVYIATAQALDEEMQSRIEKHQHDRAAKSNNLSWQLIECPLALAKLLKTEYQKNDLTDTVYLVDCLTLWLNNIIFNLGETASQQQIEDETTQLLQAIAAFQHSKNQHLVLVANEVGLGVVPLGNVSRLFVDNAGWLNQKIAKIADSVTLITAGIPLSLKGTIND, from the coding sequence ATGATCCACTTAATTTTAGGCGGAGCGCGCTCAGGTAAATCATCCTATGCTGAAAACCTTTGTTTTGATCTGCAACAGCAATACCAAGAAACGTACTCAAATCCGCCAGTCTATATAGCCACAGCGCAGGCCCTTGATGAAGAAATGCAATCTCGCATTGAAAAACATCAACATGATAGAGCTGCGAAAAGTAACAACTTATCTTGGCAACTTATTGAATGCCCGTTAGCGCTTGCTAAACTTTTAAAAACCGAATACCAAAAGAATGATCTAACCGATACTGTGTATTTAGTCGACTGTTTAACGCTTTGGTTAAACAACATTATTTTTAACTTAGGTGAAACGGCTTCACAGCAACAAATAGAAGATGAAACTACACAATTACTCCAAGCTATTGCTGCATTTCAACATAGTAAAAACCAACACCTAGTATTAGTTGCCAATGAAGTTGGCTTAGGTGTAGTCCCGCTTGGCAACGTTAGTCGATTATTTGTCGATAATGCCGGTTGGCTAAACCAAAAAATTGCTAAAATAGCAGATTCAGTCACGTTAATAACCGCAGGCATCCCCTTAAGCTTGAAAGGGACAATAAATGACTAA
- a CDS encoding adenosylcobinamide-GDP ribazoletransferase — translation MNTLKQQINLLFLALSFFSRLPVPKTLKYSPQLLNQSGRYFSLVGVIIALLLLAFYSVVELFLPTSIAVIILMIASLLLTGAFHEDGLADMADGIGGGLTVSKRLAIMKDSRLGTYGTVTLVSALGLKYLLLVELAQLQLLISSILVAYGLSRAVAASLIYEMHYVSDNETSKSKPLAMQQTLKELYLLLFIGALPLVLLPSHTIIITIFLLMVFRFAFKYWLNKRIGGYTGDCLGAAQQLTELLIYLVILANSPGALL, via the coding sequence ATGAATACTTTAAAACAACAAATTAATTTATTGTTTTTAGCGCTAAGTTTCTTTAGTCGTTTACCTGTACCTAAAACATTAAAATATTCACCGCAATTATTAAATCAATCTGGCCGTTATTTCTCATTAGTAGGGGTAATTATTGCCCTGCTTTTACTGGCTTTTTACAGTGTTGTAGAATTATTTTTGCCAACATCAATAGCCGTTATAATATTAATGATTGCCAGTTTGTTACTAACCGGTGCTTTTCATGAAGATGGCTTGGCTGATATGGCCGATGGCATTGGCGGCGGTTTAACCGTAAGTAAACGATTAGCAATAATGAAGGATAGTCGATTAGGTACTTATGGCACGGTTACTTTAGTTTCTGCCTTAGGCTTAAAGTATTTATTGCTTGTTGAATTAGCGCAGCTGCAGCTGTTAATTTCCAGCATCCTGGTTGCTTATGGACTTTCAAGAGCTGTTGCCGCTAGTCTTATTTATGAGATGCATTATGTTAGTGATAACGAAACAAGCAAAAGTAAACCATTAGCGATGCAACAAACCTTAAAAGAGCTTTATCTATTACTTTTTATCGGCGCTCTGCCCTTAGTACTTTTGCCCTCTCATACAATCATCATCACCATATTTTTGTTAATGGTGTTTAGATTTGCTTTCAAATATTGGCTTAATAAACGTATTGGTGGTTACACCGGCGATTGTTTAGGCGCTGCGCAACAATTAACTGAATTACTCATTTACCTGGTTATTTTAGCGAACAGCCCAGGGGCGCTATTATGA
- the cobT gene encoding nicotinate-nucleotide--dimethylbenzimidazole phosphoribosyltransferase → MNITRLNTKYLDSINRRIDQKTKPVGALGQLETLATQLALIASNRQGELANNIKISKPTALVFAGDHGISVEGVSIAPSDVTRQMVLNFIHGGAAINCFCTANNITLKVIDAGIIKPIDDDIKAQHGNFIEQRLGSGTHNFAKQPAMTELQVEQGLDFGKHIALKQIEQGCNLLILGEMGISNTSSAAAILAALTGANITDCVGSGTGINSEQLALKKQLIEHALMRIQNNNSKHILEQVGGFEIVQMVGAILAAAEAGIAVLIDGFIVSAAALLAKQINENVGDYLIFAHQSDESGHQLLLREFNATPLLNLNLRLGEGTGAALALPLLQAAVHFYNDMASFEQAGVTV, encoded by the coding sequence ATGAACATCACTCGATTAAACACAAAATATTTAGATTCAATCAACCGTAGAATAGATCAAAAAACCAAGCCCGTTGGCGCGCTTGGTCAATTAGAAACGCTAGCAACACAATTGGCGCTAATTGCTTCAAATCGTCAAGGTGAATTGGCTAATAACATTAAAATTTCCAAACCGACTGCACTAGTATTTGCTGGCGATCATGGCATAAGCGTTGAAGGGGTGAGCATTGCCCCGAGTGATGTGACTCGCCAAATGGTATTAAATTTCATTCATGGCGGCGCTGCAATCAATTGTTTCTGTACAGCCAATAACATCACCTTAAAGGTGATTGATGCAGGCATAATTAAGCCAATAGATGATGATATAAAAGCCCAGCATGGCAATTTTATTGAACAACGACTCGGCTCTGGTACCCACAACTTTGCTAAACAACCAGCAATGACCGAATTGCAGGTTGAGCAAGGTTTGGATTTTGGAAAACATATTGCCTTAAAGCAAATTGAGCAAGGTTGTAACTTGCTCATCCTTGGCGAAATGGGCATTAGTAATACCAGCTCTGCCGCAGCAATTTTGGCAGCGTTAACAGGTGCAAATATTACAGACTGTGTTGGCTCTGGTACTGGTATTAACAGCGAACAGTTAGCCCTGAAAAAACAGTTAATTGAACATGCTCTAATGCGTATACAAAATAACAATTCTAAACATATTCTTGAACAAGTTGGCGGTTTTGAAATAGTACAGATGGTAGGCGCTATTTTAGCTGCAGCAGAAGCTGGCATTGCGGTATTAATCGATGGTTTTATTGTCAGCGCCGCGGCACTGTTAGCGAAACAGATAAATGAAAATGTAGGTGATTATTTAATTTTTGCCCACCAATCAGATGAATCAGGTCATCAATTATTATTGCGTGAATTCAACGCTACACCGTTGTTAAATTTGAATTTAAGGTTAGGCGAAGGCACTGGGGCTGCATTAGCGTTACCACTTTTACAAGCCGCAGTGCATTTCTATAACGACATGGCAAGTTTTGAACAAGCAGGAGTGACAGTTTAA
- a CDS encoding FecCD family ABC transporter permease, translating into MKPLKLNYSILLLLTLVFSTFILAIGYGVSEVNHAAVWQCINSQCEKDIYQTILYDIRLPRVLLGFLAGFGLAIAGALMQNVTRNPLADPYLFGIVAGAGLGATLASLLPASIHFISLPLAAFIGALAAVALVLTVIANNNWRRVSHLLLAGVAVSFLLSSITSFILYMGEAFSSNRVIFWLMGSLARADNTALMWIFPVILISTLIAFSIARQLDALLLSDESARTLGVKVARLRILVLVICAASTAVIVSYCGGIGFVGLMIPHIVRSFVGITTARLLVGSGLLGGCFLVWVDVIARTALDGQEIPIGVITSALGSVFFLLLLRKM; encoded by the coding sequence ATGAAACCTCTAAAGCTTAACTACTCGATACTTTTGTTGCTTACCCTTGTGTTTAGTACTTTTATCTTGGCTATTGGTTATGGCGTAAGTGAAGTTAACCACGCTGCGGTGTGGCAATGCATCAACAGTCAGTGTGAAAAAGATATTTACCAGACCATTTTATATGACATTCGTTTGCCGCGAGTGCTGCTTGGTTTTCTAGCCGGCTTTGGCTTGGCCATTGCCGGCGCGCTAATGCAAAATGTTACTCGCAACCCTCTAGCCGATCCTTATCTATTTGGTATTGTTGCCGGCGCCGGTTTAGGCGCAACGTTAGCGAGTTTACTGCCTGCCAGTATCCACTTTATTTCTCTACCTCTAGCCGCATTTATCGGGGCATTAGCTGCTGTTGCTCTAGTATTAACAGTAATCGCCAATAACAATTGGCGCCGGGTATCTCATTTATTACTTGCCGGTGTCGCGGTATCGTTCTTATTAAGTTCGATCACCAGTTTCATCCTGTATATGGGGGAAGCATTTTCATCAAATAGAGTGATATTTTGGCTAATGGGCTCTTTAGCACGCGCCGACAATACCGCATTAATGTGGATATTCCCGGTGATCTTAATATCAACACTTATTGCATTTAGCATAGCCAGACAATTAGACGCCCTTTTGCTTAGCGATGAAAGCGCCCGCACCTTAGGCGTTAAAGTTGCCCGCTTACGAATTTTAGTATTGGTGATTTGCGCGGCCAGTACTGCGGTGATCGTTTCCTATTGTGGCGGTATAGGTTTTGTTGGTCTAATGATCCCGCACATAGTACGTTCATTTGTTGGTATTACTACCGCCCGCTTACTTGTTGGCTCAGGCTTGTTAGGCGGTTGTTTTTTAGTCTGGGTAGACGTTATAGCCCGCACAGCACTTGATGGCCAAGAAATCCCGATAGGTGTAATAACTTCTGCGCTGGGTAGTGTTTTCTTTTTATTATTATTGCGAAAAATGTAA
- a CDS encoding ABC transporter ATP-binding protein, translated as MTNTVLQAKQLSWQVDGKHIISQIDFDLVKGETVAIVGPNGAGKTSLLKCLYGEHQDFIGNIYLKGKCLASVSTKDIAKQLAVVSQQTNSVFNLTVIDVVRMGLIPHKGLFESDTNTDLDHINHALDKVDLLDKKLQSFNTLSGGEQQRTLIARAIVQAADILIMDEPTNHLDIYYQHQILKLAKTLNITLLLTIHDLNLAAEYCDRLVLMNHGKVVANDKPAQVLTPAILKQVFNLDCYVDQNPFTDKPRITFAASNDQNTGSVR; from the coding sequence ATGACCAACACAGTACTACAAGCAAAACAGCTCTCCTGGCAAGTAGACGGGAAACATATCATCAGCCAAATCGATTTTGATCTGGTCAAGGGTGAAACTGTGGCCATCGTTGGGCCAAATGGCGCAGGAAAAACGTCTCTACTAAAGTGTTTATATGGTGAACATCAAGACTTTATCGGCAATATTTATCTAAAAGGCAAATGTTTAGCATCAGTTTCAACTAAAGACATCGCAAAACAACTCGCGGTGGTTAGCCAACAAACTAACTCAGTATTTAATTTAACGGTTATCGATGTGGTCCGCATGGGGTTAATTCCCCATAAAGGTTTATTTGAAAGTGATACAAATACTGATTTAGACCATATAAATCATGCCCTGGATAAAGTCGACTTACTTGATAAAAAACTGCAAAGCTTTAATACCTTGTCTGGTGGAGAGCAACAACGTACGTTAATCGCCAGAGCTATTGTACAAGCGGCTGACATTCTTATTATGGATGAGCCAACTAACCATTTAGACATCTATTACCAACACCAAATTTTAAAACTGGCCAAAACCCTTAACATTACCTTGTTATTAACCATTCACGATCTCAATTTAGCCGCAGAATATTGTGACCGCCTGGTGTTGATGAACCATGGCAAAGTTGTTGCTAACGATAAACCTGCTCAAGTTTTAACCCCGGCTATTTTAAAGCAAGTATTTAATCTTGACTGTTATGTTGACCAGAACCCATTTACAGATAAGCCTCGTATAACCTTTGCCGCAAGCAATGATCAAAATACAGGCTCTGTTAGATGA
- a CDS encoding hydroxymethylglutaryl-CoA reductase, whose translation MPNNKTNKFAEVYSVLSNITEESLQQLSTSEQPLATRQPLNMYIKASTVDKRWQAIDCEQAKPHLLDQSTIDSMSSYQKNIENFIGTVKLPVGIAGPLRVNGLFAQEDYFVPLATTEAALVASYNRGALLISEAGGCSAMLLNEGVCRTPGFAFETLIQAGQFVAWATTQIDTFTDITESTSNHLTLKDLKINLEGNHVYLIFDYLTGDASGQNMVTIATNAVLEYITEHSPTKAKYSFLDANLSGDKKATMQSLNGVRGKKVTAEVHISAELVKKRLHTTPERMADFWRMSSVGGVLSGSVGVQGHYANGLAALYIACGQDAACVAESAVGVTRMELNDDGSLYASVTLPNLMVGTVGGGTGLPSQQANLQLLGLAGNGNARALAEVCAGLCLAGELSMIGAFCAGHFAKAHRKLAR comes from the coding sequence ATGCCAAACAACAAAACAAACAAATTTGCCGAAGTATACTCAGTGTTATCGAATATCACAGAAGAGTCACTGCAACAATTAAGTACCAGTGAACAGCCATTGGCAACACGCCAACCGCTTAACATGTACATCAAAGCCAGTACAGTTGATAAGCGCTGGCAAGCCATTGATTGTGAGCAAGCAAAACCGCATTTACTTGATCAAAGTACCATTGATTCAATGAGTTCGTACCAAAAAAATATTGAAAACTTTATTGGTACCGTAAAGCTGCCTGTGGGTATTGCCGGTCCGCTTAGAGTGAATGGCTTATTTGCTCAAGAGGATTATTTTGTACCTTTAGCTACAACAGAGGCTGCATTGGTTGCTTCATATAATCGCGGCGCATTACTGATTTCAGAAGCCGGTGGTTGTAGTGCTATGCTGTTAAATGAAGGCGTATGTCGAACACCCGGTTTTGCATTTGAAACTCTAATACAAGCAGGACAATTTGTCGCTTGGGCAACAACCCAAATAGACACCTTTACCGACATTACTGAAAGTACCTCAAACCATTTAACCCTTAAAGATTTAAAAATAAACCTCGAAGGCAATCATGTTTATTTAATTTTTGATTATCTAACCGGTGATGCATCTGGTCAAAACATGGTCACTATAGCGACCAATGCGGTGCTTGAATATATTACCGAGCACTCACCTACGAAAGCTAAATACTCGTTCTTAGATGCAAATTTATCCGGCGATAAAAAAGCAACCATGCAGTCTTTAAATGGCGTGCGTGGTAAAAAAGTGACCGCTGAAGTCCATATAAGTGCAGAGCTGGTAAAAAAACGCCTACACACCACACCAGAACGTATGGCAGACTTTTGGCGGATGTCATCAGTTGGAGGCGTATTAAGCGGCTCTGTTGGCGTACAGGGGCATTATGCGAATGGTTTGGCTGCGTTATATATTGCCTGTGGGCAAGACGCGGCATGTGTTGCCGAATCTGCTGTTGGGGTAACTCGTATGGAACTAAACGATGATGGTAGTCTATACGCATCAGTAACTCTACCAAATCTAATGGTAGGTACTGTTGGCGGTGGCACTGGCCTACCGAGCCAACAGGCAAATTTACAATTACTTGGCTTAGCCGGTAATGGTAATGCTCGAGCACTGGCAGAAGTGTGTGCGGGTCTATGTTTAGCAGGTGAGTTATCAATGATAGGGGCATTTTGTGCCGGTCACTTTGCTAAAGCTCATCGCAAGCTTGCCAGATAG
- the yfbR gene encoding 5'-deoxynucleotidase, whose amino-acid sequence MESTFLAWMFRMPLIKRWALMYCVKAENIAEHSHQVAIVAHLLAVIKNKKFNGNLNADRAATIALYHEASETRYGDIVSPTKYANEEIAYEFKKIEALAEQECLDALPEELRDVFEDLIIQDNVDSEYKAIVKAADIMVAYVKSLDELNHNNPEFKHVERRLKTKLDSLTETMPEVEYFMTTFLRFCTATVDKLSTHS is encoded by the coding sequence ATGGAAAGCACATTTTTAGCCTGGATGTTTCGCATGCCCTTGATCAAACGTTGGGCATTAATGTATTGCGTCAAAGCAGAAAATATAGCTGAACATTCTCATCAAGTTGCCATAGTTGCTCACTTACTGGCAGTAATTAAAAACAAAAAGTTTAATGGTAATTTAAATGCCGACAGAGCAGCAACCATTGCCTTGTACCACGAAGCTTCTGAAACCCGTTATGGTGATATTGTCAGCCCAACTAAATACGCTAATGAAGAAATCGCTTATGAGTTCAAAAAAATAGAGGCGCTTGCTGAACAAGAATGTTTAGACGCTTTACCGGAAGAATTACGCGACGTTTTTGAAGACTTGATCATTCAGGATAATGTCGACAGCGAATATAAAGCCATCGTAAAAGCCGCAGACATTATGGTTGCCTACGTAAAATCGCTTGATGAATTGAATCATAATAATCCTGAATTTAAACATGTTGAACGCCGGTTAAAAACAAAATTGGACAGCCTTACTGAAACCATGCCAGAAGTCGAATATTTCATGACGACATTTTTACGGTTTTGCACCGCAACTGTTGATAAGCTTTCAACACATAGCTGA
- a CDS encoding pyridoxal phosphate-dependent aminotransferase, with the protein MSEYLKSNKLSGVCYDIRGAIAAEAKRLEEEGHKILKLNIGNPAPFGFLAPDDILRDVIHNLPTAQGYSESQGIYSARVAVMQYYQQFGMKNLDVDNIFIGNGVSELIVMAMQGLLNQGDEVLIPAPDYPLWTAAVSLSGGTPVHYKCDEKKYWYPDIEDITSKITKKTKAIVLINPNNPTGSVYPKEVLEQILAVAQKHNLIVFSDEIYDKVLYDGATHTPTASLNEDVLIVTMGGLSKNYRIAGFRAGWMMLTGPLLRAKSYLDGLTMLASMRLCANVPCQHAIQTALGGYQSINELVEEGGRLKAQVDIAHKMINDIDGLSCHKAKGAMYLFVKVDGEKLGIDDDEQMVLDILRQEKILLVQGSAFNLHEGVYFRLVFLPHSEDLIQAINRLKHFFGHYKQH; encoded by the coding sequence ATGAGTGAGTATTTAAAATCCAATAAACTTTCCGGTGTGTGTTATGACATTAGAGGGGCTATTGCCGCCGAAGCCAAGCGCTTAGAAGAAGAAGGCCATAAGATACTTAAACTTAATATTGGTAACCCTGCCCCTTTTGGTTTTTTAGCACCTGACGACATTTTACGAGATGTAATTCATAACCTGCCAACAGCACAGGGCTACAGTGAATCACAAGGTATATATTCAGCTCGTGTAGCTGTAATGCAGTATTACCAACAGTTTGGTATGAAAAACCTCGACGTTGACAACATATTTATTGGTAATGGCGTAAGTGAGCTAATTGTAATGGCAATGCAAGGCCTACTCAATCAAGGCGATGAGGTACTTATTCCCGCCCCTGATTACCCATTATGGACAGCTGCAGTATCATTATCTGGTGGTACGCCAGTGCATTATAAATGTGATGAAAAAAAATACTGGTATCCGGACATCGAAGACATTACCAGCAAAATCACTAAAAAAACCAAAGCAATTGTATTAATCAATCCGAACAACCCAACTGGCTCAGTTTACCCTAAAGAAGTATTGGAGCAGATTCTTGCGGTGGCACAAAAACATAACCTTATTGTTTTTTCTGATGAAATTTACGATAAAGTATTATATGACGGGGCAACTCACACGCCAACGGCTAGTCTCAATGAAGATGTGCTTATTGTTACCATGGGCGGTTTATCGAAAAACTATCGTATTGCCGGTTTTAGAGCCGGCTGGATGATGCTAACTGGCCCTTTGCTTAGAGCAAAAAGTTACTTAGATGGTTTAACCATGTTAGCGTCTATGCGTTTATGCGCCAATGTACCTTGTCAACATGCGATTCAAACAGCACTTGGCGGCTATCAAAGTATTAATGAGCTGGTCGAAGAAGGTGGACGTTTAAAAGCTCAAGTTGATATTGCTCACAAAATGATTAATGACATAGACGGTTTAAGTTGTCATAAGGCAAAAGGCGCCATGTACTTATTTGTCAAAGTTGATGGCGAAAAACTCGGCATAGATGACGATGAGCAAATGGTGCTGGATATTTTACGCCAAGAAAAAATCCTGTTGGTACAAGGTAGTGCATTTAATTTGCATGAAGGCGTTTATTTTAGGCTAGTATTTTTGCCACATAGTGAAGATTTGATCCAAGCGATAAACCGTTTAAAACATTTTTTCGGTCACTATAAACAACACTGA